The Betta splendens chromosome 4, fBetSpl5.4, whole genome shotgun sequence genome contains a region encoding:
- the LOC114854271 gene encoding regulator of G-protein signaling 8-like isoform X2: MKTRLGCLSRKSDSYSDFSEFLPPAHETTARCLKLSTDEVVRWSESFDHLLAHKYGLAAFRTFLKTEFSDENIEFWMACEEYKKIKSSTKLVSRANKIFKEFIDVQAPREVNIDYRTREKTKQSLEDPTPTSLNEIQAKVYSLMEKDSYPRFLRSKMYQDLVSRAHAQGQRRSV; encoded by the exons ATGAAGACCAGACTAGGCTGCCTGTCCCGCAAATCCGACTCCTACAGCGACTTCTCCGAGTTTCTGCCTCCCGCCCACGAAACCACGGCCAGGTGTCTGAA ACTTTCAACGGATGAGGTTGTGCGATGGTCTGAATCCTTTGATCACCTGCTCGCTCACAAAT atGGCCTCGCCGCCTTCCGGACTTTTCTCAAGACAGAGTTCAGCGACGAGAATATCGAGTTTTGGATGGCCTGCGAGGAGTACAAGAAAATCAAGAGCTCCACCAAACTCGTCTCAAGAGCCAACAAGATCTTCAAGGAGTTCATCGACGTTCAGGCACCGAGGGAG GTCAACATTGACTACCGCACCAGAGAAAAGACCAAGCAGAGCCTGGAGGACCCCACTCCAACCAGCCTCAATGAAATCCAAGCCAAGGTGTACAGCCTCATGGAGAAGGACTCCTACCCGCGGTTCCTCAGGTCCAAGATGTACCAGGACTTAGTGAGCAGGGCGCACGCCCAGGGCCAGCGGAGGTCTGTCTGA
- the LOC114854646 gene encoding regulator of G-protein signaling 5-like isoform X2, whose amino-acid sequence MCKGLASLSTCCLERYRKIHAYMADVWGFGLQDMEEGTATLSLAKELKARLGSILQKPNWNLPSCKIGKHRPTLEECLRWKESFEKLLSSKYGLCAFTAFLVSEFSEENIAFYFACEDYRNTKSLAKLPAKAQKIYDEFIGSEAPREINIDHETRDITKANMLAPSPASFDLAQHKIYMLMAKDCYPRFLRSPAYQDLVSQAKPGSKITRQPWPEKKV is encoded by the exons ATGTGTAAAGGACTTGCATCCCTGTCGACCTGCTGCTTGGAGAGGTACAGGAAGATCCACGCCTACATGGCTGATGTCTGGGGATTTGGATTACAAGACATGGAAGAGGGCACCGCCACCTTatcttt GGCCAAGGAGCTGAAAGCGAGGCTGGGGAGCATCCTGCAAAAGCCCAACTGGAATCTACCCAGCTGCAAAATAGGGAAACATAG ACCAACTCTGGAGGAATGTCTGAGGTGGAAGGAGTCCTTTGAAAAGCTCCTCTCCAGCAAAT ATGGACTGTGTGCCTTCACAGCCTTCCTGGTGTCTGAGTTCAGCGAGGAGAACATTGCGTTCTATTTCGCTTGCGAGGATTACAGGAACACCAAGTCGCTGGCTAAACTACCTGCCAAAGCGCAGAAGATCTATGATGAATTCATTGGCAGCGAGGCTCCCCGGGAG ATCAACATTGACCACGAAACGCGTGACATCACCAAAGCCAACATGCTGGCGCCGTCCCCCGCGTCCTTCGACTTGGCCCAGCACAAGATTTACATGCTCATGGCCAAGGACTGCTACCCCCGCTTCCTGCGCTCCCCGGCCTACCAGGACCTTGTGAGCCAGGCCAAGCCGGGCTCCAAGATCACCAGGCAGCCGTGGCCCGAGAAGAAGGTGTGA
- the LOC114854646 gene encoding regulator of G-protein signaling 5-like isoform X1: MCKGLASLSTCCLERYRKIHAYMADVWGFGLQDMEEGTATLSLCVCVAKELKARLGSILQKPNWNLPSCKIGKHRPTLEECLRWKESFEKLLSSKYGLCAFTAFLVSEFSEENIAFYFACEDYRNTKSLAKLPAKAQKIYDEFIGSEAPREINIDHETRDITKANMLAPSPASFDLAQHKIYMLMAKDCYPRFLRSPAYQDLVSQAKPGSKITRQPWPEKKV; this comes from the exons ATGTGTAAAGGACTTGCATCCCTGTCGACCTGCTGCTTGGAGAGGTACAGGAAGATCCACGCCTACATGGCTGATGTCTGGGGATTTGGATTACAAGACATGGAAGAGGGCACCGCCACCTTatctttgtgcgtgtgtgt GGCCAAGGAGCTGAAAGCGAGGCTGGGGAGCATCCTGCAAAAGCCCAACTGGAATCTACCCAGCTGCAAAATAGGGAAACATAG ACCAACTCTGGAGGAATGTCTGAGGTGGAAGGAGTCCTTTGAAAAGCTCCTCTCCAGCAAAT ATGGACTGTGTGCCTTCACAGCCTTCCTGGTGTCTGAGTTCAGCGAGGAGAACATTGCGTTCTATTTCGCTTGCGAGGATTACAGGAACACCAAGTCGCTGGCTAAACTACCTGCCAAAGCGCAGAAGATCTATGATGAATTCATTGGCAGCGAGGCTCCCCGGGAG ATCAACATTGACCACGAAACGCGTGACATCACCAAAGCCAACATGCTGGCGCCGTCCCCCGCGTCCTTCGACTTGGCCCAGCACAAGATTTACATGCTCATGGCCAAGGACTGCTACCCCCGCTTCCTGCGCTCCCCGGCCTACCAGGACCTTGTGAGCCAGGCCAAGCCGGGCTCCAAGATCACCAGGCAGCCGTGGCCCGAGAAGAAGGTGTGA
- the LOC114854191 gene encoding regulator of G-protein signaling 5-like translates to MCKGLAALPQSCIERAKEIKSKLGVLLQKPDNGIDLIIAYPEKTEKKPEKLQKPTPDEAAQWREGLDRVLNNNYGLSAFRSFLQSEFSDENIEFWTACEDYKKTKNPVKMATKAKKIYEEFIQSEGPREVNIDHFTKDVTLRNLVDVSPETFDLAQKRIYALMEKDSFGRFLRSDQYQELLVN, encoded by the exons ATGTGTAAAGGATTAGCAGCTTTACCCCAAAGCTGCATCGAAAG GGCAAAGGAGATAAAGTCAAAATTGGGAGTTTTACTGCAGAAGCCGGATAATGGCATCGACCTCATCATCGCGTACCCGGAGAAGACTGAGAAGAAGccggagaagctgcagaa GCCGACTCCTGATGAAGCTGCTCAGTGGCGTGAGGGTCTGGACCGAGTCCTGAACAACAACT ACGGCCTGTCTGCGTTTCGCAGCTTCCTGCAGTCCGAGTTCAGCGACGAGAACATTGAGTTCTGGACGGCCTGCGAGGACTACAAGAAGACCAAGAACCCGGTGAAGATGGCCACCAAGGCCAAGAAGATCTACGAGGAGTTCATTCAGTCTGAGGGGCCCAGAGAG gtGAACATTGACCACTTCACCAAGGACGTGACCCTCAGGAACCTGGTGGACGTCTCCCCTGAGACCTTCGACTTGGCCCAGAAGCGGATCTACGCCCTGATGGAGAAAGACTCCTTTGGCCGCTTCCTTCGGTCCGACCAGTACCAGGAGCTCCTGGTCAACTAA
- the LOC114854593 gene encoding regulator of G-protein signaling 4-like, whose translation MCKGLATLPATCLKSAKDIKHKISFLLQKPEPQAAEPKPLKDKAAASAAADKSRPASADVEKWKESFSHVMSSQTGVEVFRSFLSSEFSEENIDFWIACEEYKKTSPSKLATRAQQIYQQYIEPDAPHEVNLDAATREETRRNVDKAGGTCFDEAQKMIYNLMEKDSYRRFLKSKLIQDLCQASSDATQEKKGWDCAENRQTLAGGA comes from the exons ATGTGCAAAGGACTTGCAACGCTTCCTGCAACATGCCTGAAAAG CGCCAAAGacatcaaacacaaaataagCTTCTTACTCCAGAAGCCTGAACCTCAGGCAGCGGAGCCGAAGCCGCTGAAGGACAAGGCTGCAGCCAGCGCCGCGGCAGATAAGAG tcgTCCTGCTTCAGCGGACGTGGAGAAATGGAAGGAGTCTTTCAGCCACGTGATGAGCAGTCAAA CCGGTGTTGAGGTCTTCAGAAGCTTCCTGAGTTCTGAGTTCAGCGAGGAGAACATCGACTTCTGGATCGCCTGCGAAGAATATAAGAAGACCTCACCCTCCAAACTGGCAACCCGAGCCCAGCAGATCTACCAGCAATACATTGAACCAGACGCTCCGCACGAG GTGAACTTGGATGCCGCGACCCGAGAGGAAACCAGGCGGAACGTCGACAAGGCGGGTGGCACTTGTTTCGACGAGGCCCAGAAGATGATCTACAACCTGATGGAGAAGGACTCCTACAGGCGCTTCCTCAAGTCCAAACTGATCCAGGATCTGTGTCAGGCCTCCAGCGACGCTACGCAGGAGAAGAAAGGCTGGGACTGTGCTGAGAACAGGCAGACTTTGGCCGGCGGTGCCTAA